A genomic window from Aethina tumida isolate Nest 87 chromosome 4, icAetTumi1.1, whole genome shotgun sequence includes:
- the LOC109601762 gene encoding E3 ubiquitin-protein ligase parkin isoform X2, translated as MMLQLLWFGKKTISNNLNIYIKTSTGNTLTVDLDPNWDIKNVKEIVAPQLGLQPEEVKIIFAGKELGDKITIAECDLGQQSILHAVKVRRKSLPKPQNSFIDEEEENVKPLCETLTNVMFSNEQNNDEVVKNGSDNVRVHFYVFCPTCKSLKTGKLRVRCHFCKSGAFTVHSDPQNWNDVLEPKQITGLCENDPELCEKLLDNREPTFAEFYFKCSEHASLGEEDGAVPLYLIRPNLRDIPCLACGDTSDPVFVFPCAAGHVTCLDCFRQYCITRLRERQFWQHPEYGYTLACPTGCADSFIKEIHHFRLLTDEQYAQYQRFATEEFVIRSGGVLCPQPGCGMGILIDPDCTKVTCVNGCGYVFCRLCLQGYHIGDCETNDSNQESDAANCSYNVDPARAATSRWDEASKVTIKVLTKPCPKCRTPTERDGGCMHMTCTRAGCAYDWCWVCQTEWTRECMGSHWFG; from the exons at GATGCTGCAATTGCTGTGGTTTGGCAAGAAAACAATTAGCAATAATctcaacatttatataaaaaccagCACTGGTAATACCTTAACTGTTGATTTAGATCCTAATTGGGATATAAAGAATGTTAAAGAGATAGTGGCTCCCCAACTTGGTTTGCAACCAGAGGaagtgaaaattatatttgctgGTAAAGAACTTGGAGATAAAATTACCATTGCA GAATGTGATTTGggacaacaaagtatattgCATGCTGTTAAAGTTAGAAGGAAATCACTTCCTAAGCCTCAGAACAGTTTCATCGATGAGGAGGAAGAAAATGTGAAGCCTCTATGTGAAACTTTGACAAATGTTATGTTCTCTAATGAACAAAACAATGATGAAGTTGTAAAAAATG GTAGTGACAATGTCAGGgtacatttttatgtgttttgcCCAACTTGTAAAAGTCTCAAAACTGGCAAGCTGAGAGTTAGATGTCATTTCTGTAAAAGTGGAGCTTTCACTGTACATTCAGATCCTCAAAACTGGAATGATGTTTTAGAACCAAAACAAATTACTGGACTGTGTGAGAATGATCCTGAACTCTGTGAAAAA CTATTAGATAATCGAGAACCAACATTTGCGGAATTCTATTTCAAATGCTCAGAACACGCATCACTTGGCGAAGAAGATGGAGCGGTTCCTCTCTACCTAATCAGGCCTAATTTAAGAGATATTCCTTGCCTTGCGTGCGGCGATACCAG TGACCCAGTATTTGTATTTCCTTGTGCAGCCGGACACGTTACTTGTCTGGATTGTTTCCGTCAATACTGTATAACAAGATTAAGGGAAAGGCAGTTCTGGCAACACCCAGAGTATGGATACACTCTGGCTTGTCCCACTGGTTGTGCAGACTCTTTCATTAAGGAAATCCATCACTTTAGGTTGTTAACTGATGAACAG TATGCTCAATATCAAAGGTTTGCAACTGAAGAATTTGTGATAAGATCTGGAGGAGTGTTATGCCCTCAGCCTGGCTGTGGTATGGGAATTCTCATTGATCCTGACTGTACTAAAGTAACTTGCGTAAACGGCTGTGGT TATGTTTTCTGCAGGCTGTGCCTGCAAGGTTATCACATCGGAGACTGCGAGACGAACGATTCTAATCAGGAAAGTGACGCCGCAAATTGTTCTTACAACGTGGATCCGGCAAGAGCGGCTACGTCCAGATGGGATGAGGCTTCTAAAGTCACCATCAAAGTTCTTACAAAACCTTGTCCCAAGTGTAGAACACCAACAGAAAGGGATGGAGGGTGTATGCACATGACATGCACTAGAGCTGGATGTGCATATGATTGGTGTTGGGTTTGCCAGACAGAATGGACGAGGGAATGTATGGGTAGTCATTGGTTTGgataa
- the LOC126265409 gene encoding uncharacterized protein LOC126265409: MPGNQDLTKLARRARLVPFKQDDPELWFSLVEQMFKLRGIKSDSIKFAIVSLALTQDVLTEIRDIITSTPVDNSYEKLKLQVIKHRLEKEEMEDMKPSEFLRHLRRFASGPSTDEIVRSVWISRLPENYQRVLKDCNDCTLEQLSYVADTLILIIQDIQKNIEELIAKLATPVSDNVCWYHGKFGSEARQCQQPCSYNG; encoded by the coding sequence ATGCCTGGGAATCAAGATCTTACCAAGCTGGCCAGGAGGGCACGTCTAGTACCGTTTAAACAAGATGACCCAGAACTATGGTTTAGCCTTGTCGAACAGATGTTCAAACTGCGAGGCATTAAAAGCGACTCGATCAAATTTGCTATCGTTTCTCTGGCACTAACCCAAGATGTCTTAACGGAGATCCGTGACATTATTACATCGACGCCCGTGGACAACTCATacgaaaaattgaaattgcaaGTCATCAAACATCGTCTGGagaaagaagaaatggaagacaTGAAACCGTCAGAGTTTCTACGTCACCTCCGGAGATTCGCCAGTGGACCATCGACAGATGAAATAGTACGGAGTGTTTGGATCAGCCGCCTTCCAGAAAATTACCAGAGAGTGTTGAAAGACTGTAATGATTGTACTCTAGAGCAACTGAGTTATGTAGCcgatactttaattttgataatccaGGATATTCAAAAGAATATAGAGGAATTGATTGCTAAATTAGCAACTCCAGTATCAGACAATGTCTGCTGGTATCATGGCAAATTTGGTTCTGAAGCTAGACAATGTCAGCAACCATGTTCATATAATGGTTGA
- the LOC109601762 gene encoding E3 ubiquitin-protein ligase parkin isoform X3 translates to MLQLLWFGKKTISNNLNIYIKTSTGNTLTVDLDPNWDIKNVKEIVAPQLGLQPEEVKIIFAGKELGDKITIAECDLGQQSILHAVKVRRKSLPKPQNSFIDEEEENVKPLCETLTNVMFSNEQNNDEVVKNGSDNVRVHFYVFCPTCKSLKTGKLRVRCHFCKSGAFTVHSDPQNWNDVLEPKQITGLCENDPELCEKLLDNREPTFAEFYFKCSEHASLGEEDGAVPLYLIRPNLRDIPCLACGDTSDPVFVFPCAAGHVTCLDCFRQYCITRLRERQFWQHPEYGYTLACPTGCADSFIKEIHHFRLLTDEQYAQYQRFATEEFVIRSGGVLCPQPGCGMGILIDPDCTKVTCVNGCGYVFCRLCLQGYHIGDCETNDSNQESDAANCSYNVDPARAATSRWDEASKVTIKVLTKPCPKCRTPTERDGGCMHMTCTRAGCAYDWCWVCQTEWTRECMGSHWFG, encoded by the exons ATGCTGCAATTGCTGTGGTTTGGCAAGAAAACAATTAGCAATAATctcaacatttatataaaaaccagCACTGGTAATACCTTAACTGTTGATTTAGATCCTAATTGGGATATAAAGAATGTTAAAGAGATAGTGGCTCCCCAACTTGGTTTGCAACCAGAGGaagtgaaaattatatttgctgGTAAAGAACTTGGAGATAAAATTACCATTGCA GAATGTGATTTGggacaacaaagtatattgCATGCTGTTAAAGTTAGAAGGAAATCACTTCCTAAGCCTCAGAACAGTTTCATCGATGAGGAGGAAGAAAATGTGAAGCCTCTATGTGAAACTTTGACAAATGTTATGTTCTCTAATGAACAAAACAATGATGAAGTTGTAAAAAATG GTAGTGACAATGTCAGGgtacatttttatgtgttttgcCCAACTTGTAAAAGTCTCAAAACTGGCAAGCTGAGAGTTAGATGTCATTTCTGTAAAAGTGGAGCTTTCACTGTACATTCAGATCCTCAAAACTGGAATGATGTTTTAGAACCAAAACAAATTACTGGACTGTGTGAGAATGATCCTGAACTCTGTGAAAAA CTATTAGATAATCGAGAACCAACATTTGCGGAATTCTATTTCAAATGCTCAGAACACGCATCACTTGGCGAAGAAGATGGAGCGGTTCCTCTCTACCTAATCAGGCCTAATTTAAGAGATATTCCTTGCCTTGCGTGCGGCGATACCAG TGACCCAGTATTTGTATTTCCTTGTGCAGCCGGACACGTTACTTGTCTGGATTGTTTCCGTCAATACTGTATAACAAGATTAAGGGAAAGGCAGTTCTGGCAACACCCAGAGTATGGATACACTCTGGCTTGTCCCACTGGTTGTGCAGACTCTTTCATTAAGGAAATCCATCACTTTAGGTTGTTAACTGATGAACAG TATGCTCAATATCAAAGGTTTGCAACTGAAGAATTTGTGATAAGATCTGGAGGAGTGTTATGCCCTCAGCCTGGCTGTGGTATGGGAATTCTCATTGATCCTGACTGTACTAAAGTAACTTGCGTAAACGGCTGTGGT TATGTTTTCTGCAGGCTGTGCCTGCAAGGTTATCACATCGGAGACTGCGAGACGAACGATTCTAATCAGGAAAGTGACGCCGCAAATTGTTCTTACAACGTGGATCCGGCAAGAGCGGCTACGTCCAGATGGGATGAGGCTTCTAAAGTCACCATCAAAGTTCTTACAAAACCTTGTCCCAAGTGTAGAACACCAACAGAAAGGGATGGAGGGTGTATGCACATGACATGCACTAGAGCTGGATGTGCATATGATTGGTGTTGGGTTTGCCAGACAGAATGGACGAGGGAATGTATGGGTAGTCATTGGTTTGgataa
- the LOC109601758 gene encoding alpha-1,3/1,6-mannosyltransferase ALG2, whose translation MAKEKKLKVAFIHPDLGIGGAERLVIDLAVALTKQNHEVFFITNHFNKTHAFPELQNGQFPVKVIGDWLPRHVFGRFQALCAYIRMLYLSLVYVLFMRKEDKPDLYFTDLIPVANPILKLANEKVIYYCHHPDLLASPPGGKLKKLYRQPIDWFEGKATSKSDSILVNSEYTASVFRKTFPDITHQIEILYPTIASSFQDIVKGLSTPKPISELVPEIQSNASDNIVFLSFNRFHPAKKLELAILAMDQLKSFVSKEEWDKIYFILAGGFDPQSKVNADTFSQLRNLVKDKELEDKVIFLKSPPDSTKAELLHSCSCLVYTPVNEHFGIVPLEAMLVSKPVIACNSGGPRETVDHGVTGYLCEPNARSLAEFMKRILKEDRTKMGKAGKKRLDENFSTQYFEKCLWKIVDKTVNNNKLKIK comes from the coding sequence ATGGcaaaagagaaaaaattaaaagtggcATTTATCCATCCAGACCTGGGAATTGGAGGAGCCGAACGATTGGTTATAGACTTAGCTGTGGCACTTACGAAGCAAAATCACGAAGTATTTTTCATAACAAATCACTTCAATAAGACTCACGCGTTCCCTGAGCTTCAAAACGGGCAGTTTCCTGTTAAAGTTATCGGAGATTGGTTGCCCCGTCATGTGTTTGGTAGATTTCAGGCGTTGTGTGCATATATACGAATGCTTTACTTGAGCCTTGTCTATGTGTTGTTTATGAGGAAGGAGGATAAGCCTGATCTGTATTTTACGGATTTAATACCTGTAGCTAACCCCATTCTGAAGCTGGCAaatgaaaaagttatttactACTGCCATCACCCAGATTTATTGGCAAGCCCCCCAGGTGGAAAACTTAAGAAACTATATCGCCAGCCCATAGATTGGTTTGAAGGAAAGGCCACATCTAAATCTGATAGCATTTTAGTGAACAGTGAATATACAGCTTCAGTGTTCAGGAAAACATTCCCAGACATCACACATCAAATTGAAATACTTTATCCCACAATTGCTTCATCATTCCAAGATATTGTTAAAGGACTTTCCACTCCAAAACCTATAAGTGAATTAGTGCCAGAAATACAATCAAATGCTAGTGATAACAttgtatttttgtcatttaatagATTTCATCCTGCCAAAAAATTAGAACTAGCTATTCTTGCAATGGATCAACTAAAATCTTTTGTTTCTAAGGAGGAATGggataaaatatactttattttagcTGGAGGATTTGATCCTCAATCAAAAGTAAATGCGGACACCTTCAGCCAACTTAGAAACCTTGTCAAAGATAAAGAACTTGAggataaagtaatatttctgAAGTCACCACCAGATTCTACAAAAGCAGAACTGTTACATTCCTGCAGTTGTTTAGTATACACTCCAGTCAATGAACATTTTGGAATTGTACCTTTGGAAGCAATGCTGGTCAGTAAACCAGTAATAGCCTGCAACAGTGGTGGACCAAGGGAAACTGTAGATCATGGAGTTACTGGTTACTTGTGTGAACCCAATGCAAGGAGCCTGGCTGAATTTATGAAGAGGATATTAAAGGAGGATAGAACTAAAATGGGAAAGGCTGGCAAAAAACGTTTGGATGAGAACTTTTCTACACAAtactttgaaaaatgtttatggaAGATTGTTGACAAgactgttaataataataaattgaaaataaaataa
- the LOC109601769 gene encoding bifunctional heparan sulfate N-deacetylase/N-sulfotransferase, translating into MGDDLRPLIGNARNHHNDSILRQIINWLLRPSSLRKCVVAIIVLTVVLIIFYNQQIRSPYITKFIQHTRPEPNIRCGVINGPRILQNHDHKTEARLRSYPKVLVFVETAYSTLGKDIAELLVHTRIKYKVEVTGKSLPVLTNLDKGRYGIVVFENFNKYLQMDNWNRELLDKYCREYSVGIIGFITPDEETVVGSQLKGFPLFIHNNLKLKDAALNAASQILRLTRAGETVWGELPGSDWTVFKANHSTYEPLEWAHLNDNYAPTEESGVKVPLPTVIQDHGLYDNIQRVIFGSGLKFWLHKLLFLDSLSYLSHGQLSLSLDRLLLVDIDDIFVGEVGTRLRTEDVMALIHTQERLASMVPNFKFNLGFSGKYFHHGNKEENKGDDLILQNIDKFMWFSHMWNHQQPHLYDNLTLLIEDMNSNKNFAKSKGIPTDSGYSVSPHHSGVYPVHELLYVAWKKIWNIRVTSTEEYPHLRPARLRRGFIHKNIMVLPRQTCGLFTHTMMIDRYPGGRDKLDESIQGGELFQTIVYNPVNIFMTHMSNYGNDRLALYTFESVIKFIQCWTNIKLKSAPPLQLAETYFKLYPGETDPIWGNPCDDVRHQKIWSRNKSCDSLPKFLVIGPQKTGTTALYSFLALHPAIASNIPSPDTFEEIQFFNAHNYLRGLDWYMNFFPTEANSSAHYYFEKSATYFDGELVPKRVHALLPHAKLVTILISPAKRAYSWYQHTKAHGDIIANNYSFHQVITAGDSAPKPLRDLRNRCLNPGKYAQHLERWLSYFTPQSLHIIDGEALKSNPVEVMNDLQKFLKISPFFNYTEHLRFDPKKGFFCQVVNGDHTKCLGRSKGRLYPPMEDKSLKLLQRYYLSHNTALVKLFKKIGMKNIPRWLKEDLSDTSS; encoded by the exons atgggAGATGACTTGAGGCCCCTCATAGGAAATGCAAGAAATCACCATAACGACTCAATATTAAGGCAAATCATCAATTGGCTCCTACGACCATCTAGTTTAAGGAAATGTgtggttgctattattgtgcTCACTGtagtgttaattattttttataatcaacaaATTCGCTCACCATACATtacaaa ATTTATACAACACACCAGACCGGAACCGAACATACGATGCGGCGTGATAAACGGGCCACGAATTTTACAAAACCACGACCACAAGACAGAAGCCCGCTTACGAAGTTACCCAAAAGTGCTCGTGTTCGTCGAAACTGCCTATTCGACTTTGGGCAAAGACATTGCGGAACTCCTGGTGCATACCAGAATAAA ATACAAAGTGGAGGTTACGGGTAAGAGCCTGCCGGTGCTGACGAATCTGGACAAGGGCCGGTACGGCATCGTCGTATTCGAGAACTTCAACAAGTACCTGCAGATGGACAACTGGAACCGCGAACTGCTCGACAAGTACTGCCGCGAATATTCGGTCGGGATAATCGGCTTCATCACGCCGGACGAAGAGACGGTGGTCGGATCGCAGCTGAAGGGTTTCCCGTTGTTCATTCACAACAATTTGAAACTGAAGGACGCCGCTTTGAATGCGGCTTCGCAAATATTAAGGCTGACTAGGGCGGGCGAGACGGTGTGGGGTGAGTTGCCCGGCAGCGATTGGACGGTGTTTAAGGCCAATCATTCCACGTACGAGCCCCTGGAGTGGGCCCACCTGAACGACAACTATGCACCAACGGAAGAAA GTGGAGTAAAAGTTCCCCTCCCAACCGTTATTCAAGATCACGGGTTGTACGACAACATCCAACGCGTGATCTTCGGTTCGGGTTTGAAGTTCTGGTTGCACAAGCTGTTGTTCCTGGACAGTTTGAGCTATTTGAGCCACGGGCAGCTCAGCTTGTCCCTGGACCGACTCCTGTTGGTTGACATCGACGACATATTCGTCGGGGAAGTGGGCACGAGACTGAGAACGGAAGACGTGATGGCTCTAATACACACCCAAGAAAGACTGGCCAGTATGGtgcctaattttaaatttaatttgggaTTTTCCGGCAAGTACTTCCATCACGGCAACAAGGAGGAGAACAAAGGCGACGATTTGATCCTACAAAACATCGACAAGTTCATGTGGTTTTCGCACATGTGGAACCATCAGCAGCCTCATCTGTACGACAACCTGACCTTGCTGATTGAGGATATGAACAGCAACAAGAATTTTGCCAAATCTAAAGGTATACCAACTGACTCCGGTTACTCCGTGTCACCGCATCATTCCGGGGTGTATCCCGTACACGAACTGTTGTATGTTGCCTGGAAAAAGATTTGGAACATCCGGGTGACATCGACCGAAGAGTATCCCCATCTTCGTCCAGCtag ATTGCGCAGGggatttattcataaaaatattatggtgCTGCCACGACAAACGTGCGGATTATTCACTCATACAATGATGATTGACAGGTATCCAGGTGGGAGAGATAAATTGGATGAATCAATTCAAGGAGGGGAATTATTCCAAACCATAGTGTATAATCCA GTGAACATTTTTATGACGCACATGTCCAATTACGGTAACGATCGTCTGGCTCTTTACACTTTCGAATCTGTCATTAAGTTCATCCAGTGCTGGACCAACATCAAACTTAAATCAGCTCCTCCGCTGCAGCTTGCGGAGACTTACTTTAAACTGTATCCAGGCGAAACTGATCCTATCTGGGGT AATCCTTGTGACGACGTGAGGCATCAAAAGATCTGGTCGCGGAACAAGTCGTGCGATTCCCTACCCAAATTTTTGGTGATTGGGCCTCAGAAAACGGGGACCACTGCACTGTACTCATTTCTTGCACTTCATCCTGCCATTGCCAGTAATATACCTAGTCCAGACACTTTTGAAGAGATCCAGTTCTTCAACGCCCACAATTATCTTCGAGGGCTGGATTG gtACATGAACTTTTTCCCGACGGAAGCCAACTCCTCGGCCCACTACTACTTCGAGAAGAGCGCCACCTACTTCGACGGGGAGCTGGTGCCGAAGCGGGTCCACGCCTTGCTTCCGCACGCCAAGCTGGTTACCATCCTCATCTCGCCGGCGAAACGCGCCTACTCCTGGTACCAACACACAAAAGCGCACGGCGACATAATCGCCAACAACTACAGCTTCCACCAGGTGATAACGGCCGGCGACTCGGCCCCCAAGCCTCTACGGGATCTCAGGAACAGGTGCCTGAACCCGGGCAAGTATGCCCAACATTTGGAACGGTGGTTGTCGTACTTTACTCCGCAGTCACTACATATTATTGACGGTGAGGCGCTGAAGAGCAATCCGGTTGAGGTGATGAACGACCTACAGAAGTTCCTGAAGATCAGCCCTTTTTTCAATTACACCGAACACTTACG GTTTGACCCCAAGAAAGGATTCTTCTGTCAAGTAGTGAATGGAGACCACACAAAATGTTTGGGGCGTAGCAAGGGTCGCCTATACCCACCCATGGAAGACAAATCATTAAAGCTCCTCCAGAGATATTATTTGAGCCACAATACAGCTCTAGTAAAGTTGTTTAAAAAGATTGGCATGAAGAACATCCCCAGGTGGCTCAAGGAGGACCTTTCAGACACATCATCGTAA
- the LOC109601762 gene encoding E3 ubiquitin-protein ligase parkin isoform X1 → MSFIINIIQNLLDRMLQLLWFGKKTISNNLNIYIKTSTGNTLTVDLDPNWDIKNVKEIVAPQLGLQPEEVKIIFAGKELGDKITIAECDLGQQSILHAVKVRRKSLPKPQNSFIDEEEENVKPLCETLTNVMFSNEQNNDEVVKNGSDNVRVHFYVFCPTCKSLKTGKLRVRCHFCKSGAFTVHSDPQNWNDVLEPKQITGLCENDPELCEKLLDNREPTFAEFYFKCSEHASLGEEDGAVPLYLIRPNLRDIPCLACGDTSDPVFVFPCAAGHVTCLDCFRQYCITRLRERQFWQHPEYGYTLACPTGCADSFIKEIHHFRLLTDEQYAQYQRFATEEFVIRSGGVLCPQPGCGMGILIDPDCTKVTCVNGCGYVFCRLCLQGYHIGDCETNDSNQESDAANCSYNVDPARAATSRWDEASKVTIKVLTKPCPKCRTPTERDGGCMHMTCTRAGCAYDWCWVCQTEWTRECMGSHWFG, encoded by the exons ATGAGTTTTATCATTAACATAATTCAAAACCTTTTAGACAGGATGCTGCAATTGCTGTGGTTTGGCAAGAAAACAATTAGCAATAATctcaacatttatataaaaaccagCACTGGTAATACCTTAACTGTTGATTTAGATCCTAATTGGGATATAAAGAATGTTAAAGAGATAGTGGCTCCCCAACTTGGTTTGCAACCAGAGGaagtgaaaattatatttgctgGTAAAGAACTTGGAGATAAAATTACCATTGCA GAATGTGATTTGggacaacaaagtatattgCATGCTGTTAAAGTTAGAAGGAAATCACTTCCTAAGCCTCAGAACAGTTTCATCGATGAGGAGGAAGAAAATGTGAAGCCTCTATGTGAAACTTTGACAAATGTTATGTTCTCTAATGAACAAAACAATGATGAAGTTGTAAAAAATG GTAGTGACAATGTCAGGgtacatttttatgtgttttgcCCAACTTGTAAAAGTCTCAAAACTGGCAAGCTGAGAGTTAGATGTCATTTCTGTAAAAGTGGAGCTTTCACTGTACATTCAGATCCTCAAAACTGGAATGATGTTTTAGAACCAAAACAAATTACTGGACTGTGTGAGAATGATCCTGAACTCTGTGAAAAA CTATTAGATAATCGAGAACCAACATTTGCGGAATTCTATTTCAAATGCTCAGAACACGCATCACTTGGCGAAGAAGATGGAGCGGTTCCTCTCTACCTAATCAGGCCTAATTTAAGAGATATTCCTTGCCTTGCGTGCGGCGATACCAG TGACCCAGTATTTGTATTTCCTTGTGCAGCCGGACACGTTACTTGTCTGGATTGTTTCCGTCAATACTGTATAACAAGATTAAGGGAAAGGCAGTTCTGGCAACACCCAGAGTATGGATACACTCTGGCTTGTCCCACTGGTTGTGCAGACTCTTTCATTAAGGAAATCCATCACTTTAGGTTGTTAACTGATGAACAG TATGCTCAATATCAAAGGTTTGCAACTGAAGAATTTGTGATAAGATCTGGAGGAGTGTTATGCCCTCAGCCTGGCTGTGGTATGGGAATTCTCATTGATCCTGACTGTACTAAAGTAACTTGCGTAAACGGCTGTGGT TATGTTTTCTGCAGGCTGTGCCTGCAAGGTTATCACATCGGAGACTGCGAGACGAACGATTCTAATCAGGAAAGTGACGCCGCAAATTGTTCTTACAACGTGGATCCGGCAAGAGCGGCTACGTCCAGATGGGATGAGGCTTCTAAAGTCACCATCAAAGTTCTTACAAAACCTTGTCCCAAGTGTAGAACACCAACAGAAAGGGATGGAGGGTGTATGCACATGACATGCACTAGAGCTGGATGTGCATATGATTGGTGTTGGGTTTGCCAGACAGAATGGACGAGGGAATGTATGGGTAGTCATTGGTTTGgataa
- the LOC109601759 gene encoding protein FAM32A yields MGEDDPYAVAAKGKLKLKCDTGISKKKKKKKDKKLLEQVSKTIQEDKSEPKPKVQTKTKAELAFLQQQEKMQTKRILEKACMTHKERVEKFNQHLDSLTEHFDIPKVSWTK; encoded by the exons atgggtGAAGATGATCCATACGCAGTTGCAGCTAAAGGTAAATTGAAACTCAAGTGCGACACAGGTATtagtaaaaagaagaaaaagaagaaggaCAAGAAACTTCTGGAACAAGTATCTAAAACAATACAAGAGGATAAATCTGAACCAAAACCTAAAGTACAGACAAAAACTAAAGCCGAACTGGCATTTTTACAACAACAAGAAAAAATG CAAACCAAAAGGATATTGGAAAAAGCCTGTATGACCCACAAAGAACGAGTTGAAAAGTTCAACCAACATTTGGACAGCCTCACGGAACACTTTGACATTCCCAAAGTATCTtggactaaataa